A genomic stretch from Streptomyces venezuelae ATCC 10712 includes:
- a CDS encoding diiron oxygenase: MGATAPLPVTDRFMEVLERLSERSVEDYYNPYQTFQWPESLEEDRFWMTPELLTVYGTEHYDTLGEETLQRLSKWESVNFYSLNVHGIRELLIEVVGRIHMPGFEVPSDFFHHFIGEENEHMWFFSEFCRRYGNKIYGSTAMRADAAWEPEVENFLVFTRILFFEELVDHYNSRMAKDTSLCHTIREVNRIHHQDESRHIAFGRELVSLLYGRMCQAVGAERVREVEAYLKRYVVYSVNSLYNPHVYRDAGIPDPLALRNALVADERRRPHERKAIRKPLAFFLKTGIFSDDTLPVV, encoded by the coding sequence ATGGGCGCCACCGCCCCCCTGCCCGTGACCGACCGGTTCATGGAGGTCCTGGAGCGGCTCAGCGAGCGTTCCGTCGAGGACTACTACAACCCGTACCAGACCTTCCAGTGGCCCGAGTCGCTGGAGGAAGACCGCTTCTGGATGACCCCGGAGCTGCTCACCGTCTACGGCACCGAGCACTACGACACCCTCGGCGAGGAAACGCTTCAGCGGCTTTCGAAGTGGGAGTCCGTCAACTTCTACAGCCTCAACGTGCACGGCATCCGCGAGCTCCTCATCGAGGTCGTCGGCCGCATCCACATGCCCGGCTTCGAGGTGCCCTCGGACTTCTTCCACCACTTCATCGGCGAGGAGAACGAACACATGTGGTTCTTCTCCGAGTTCTGCCGCCGCTACGGCAACAAGATCTACGGCTCCACCGCCATGCGCGCCGACGCCGCCTGGGAGCCGGAGGTCGAGAACTTCCTCGTCTTCACCCGCATCCTCTTCTTCGAGGAGCTCGTCGACCACTACAACTCCCGGATGGCGAAGGACACCTCCCTCTGCCACACCATCCGCGAGGTCAACCGCATCCACCACCAGGACGAGTCCCGGCACATCGCCTTCGGGCGCGAGCTGGTCTCCCTGCTGTACGGGCGGATGTGCCAGGCGGTCGGTGCCGAGCGGGTCCGCGAGGTCGAGGCGTACCTCAAGCGGTACGTCGTCTACAGCGTCAACTCCCTCTACAACCCCCACGTGTACCGCGACGCCGGGATCCCCGACCCGCTGGCCCTGCGCAACGCGCTGGTCGCCGACGAGCGCCGGCGTCCCCACGAGCGCAAGGCGATCCGCAAGCCGCTCGCCTTCTTCCTCAAGACCGGGATCTTCTCCGACGACACCCTGCCCGTCGTCTGA
- a CDS encoding acyl carrier protein: MADGLQTVKNWILDRHPERDDIAPDLDLIENRLIDSLSFVEFVFLLEQESGTAIQMETLEVESIRTLGAIEQHFFKAPAEVQA; encoded by the coding sequence ATGGCCGACGGCCTGCAGACGGTGAAGAACTGGATCCTCGACCGTCACCCCGAGCGCGACGACATCGCGCCGGACCTCGACCTGATCGAGAACCGGCTCATCGACTCGCTGTCCTTCGTCGAGTTCGTCTTCCTCCTGGAGCAGGAGAGCGGCACCGCGATCCAGATGGAGACCCTCGAGGTCGAGTCCATCCGGACCCTCGGCGCCATCGAGCAGCACTTCTTCAAGGCCCCGGCGGAGGTCCAGGCATGA
- a CDS encoding trans-sulfuration enzyme family protein encodes MELNTRAVHVINEPFTEGSWPLSVPLVQSSAFAFESADELAGAMAGPDGRYVYGRRGNPTVRALERTLAGLEGGAGAIAFASGMGAISGVLLALLRPGDRVVAQRCLYGGTHAVLADLAERYGVEVVRISGDDPAELAAAAVHPATRVLVLETIANPTGQVPDLPGLLAAARALGVTSLVDNSLASPVLCRPLELGADIVVHSTTKYLSGHSDVLGGAAVFADDELRLRVWPRTVELGACADPFAAWLTLRGIPTLPLRMREHCANAAALAELLAGHPAVTAVHHPWRPDHPSYAMARKVLAGGGGLLSFELAGGREAGRAFIERVRVARLALSLGGVETLVTHPASTSHRELDEGELAAAGIGAGLVRMSVGIEDAGDLWADVEQALA; translated from the coding sequence ATGGAACTGAACACCCGCGCCGTCCACGTCATCAATGAGCCCTTCACGGAAGGCAGTTGGCCGCTCTCCGTGCCCCTCGTGCAGTCCTCCGCCTTCGCCTTCGAGTCCGCCGACGAGCTCGCCGGGGCCATGGCGGGACCCGACGGGCGGTACGTCTACGGCCGCCGCGGCAATCCGACCGTACGGGCCCTGGAGCGGACCCTCGCCGGCCTGGAGGGCGGCGCCGGGGCCATCGCCTTCGCCTCCGGCATGGGCGCGATCAGCGGGGTGCTGCTCGCCCTCCTGCGGCCGGGCGACCGGGTGGTGGCCCAGCGCTGCCTGTACGGCGGGACGCACGCGGTCCTGGCCGACCTGGCCGAGCGGTACGGCGTCGAGGTCGTCCGGATATCCGGCGACGACCCGGCCGAGCTGGCGGCCGCCGCCGTGCACCCCGCGACCCGGGTGCTCGTCCTGGAGACCATCGCCAACCCCACCGGGCAGGTCCCCGACCTGCCGGGGCTGCTCGCCGCCGCCCGCGCGCTCGGGGTGACGAGCCTCGTCGACAACTCGCTCGCCTCGCCCGTGCTGTGCCGGCCGCTGGAGCTGGGCGCCGACATCGTCGTCCACTCGACCACCAAGTACCTCTCCGGGCACTCGGACGTGCTCGGCGGCGCCGCCGTCTTCGCCGACGACGAGCTGCGCCTGCGCGTGTGGCCCCGGACGGTCGAACTCGGCGCCTGCGCGGACCCGTTCGCCGCCTGGCTGACCCTGCGCGGCATCCCCACCCTGCCGCTGCGGATGCGTGAGCACTGCGCCAACGCGGCGGCGCTCGCCGAACTCCTCGCCGGGCACCCCGCGGTGACGGCGGTCCACCATCCGTGGCGCCCGGACCACCCCTCGTACGCCATGGCGCGGAAGGTCCTTGCGGGCGGGGGCGGGCTGCTCTCCTTCGAACTCGCGGGGGGCCGGGAGGCGGGCCGGGCCTTCATCGAGCGGGTGCGGGTCGCCCGGCTCGCGCTCTCCCTCGGCGGGGTGGAGACCCTCGTGACGCACCCGGCGTCCACGTCCCACCGGGAGCTGGACGAGGGCGAGTTGGCGGCGGCGGGCATCGGGGCGGGCCTGGTGCGGATGTCCGTCGGGATCGAGGACGCGGGGGACCTGTGGGCCGATGTCGAACAAGCCCTCGCCTGA
- a CDS encoding carbohydrate kinase family protein, translating to MRIAVTGSIATDHLMTFPGWFSEQLLADRLDKVSLSFLADNLEVRRGGVAANIAFGLGVLGLRPALVGAVGADFEPYRVWLKDHGVDTDSVRVSESLHTARFVCTTDRAQNQIATFYAGAMAEAREIDLRSVVARTGRLELVLVSPDDPEAMLRHTRTCRDLGIPFAADPSQQLARLDGEQVRELVDGARFLFTNEYETALLLEKTGWTEADVLRRVGTWVTTHGEAGVRIRGEGREPLAVPAVQVAAVVDPTGVGDAFRSGFLAGWLWGVPERCAAQLGCAVAATVLDYVGTQEYRLHREPLLDRIRTTYGTACTATLVTHLRTLS from the coding sequence ATGCGCATCGCTGTCACGGGATCCATCGCGACCGACCATCTGATGACCTTCCCCGGCTGGTTCAGCGAGCAGCTCCTCGCCGACCGGCTCGACAAGGTCTCCCTGTCGTTCCTCGCCGACAACCTGGAGGTCAGGCGTGGCGGAGTGGCAGCGAACATCGCCTTCGGGCTCGGCGTCCTCGGCCTGCGCCCCGCCCTCGTGGGCGCGGTCGGCGCCGACTTCGAGCCCTACCGGGTCTGGCTGAAGGACCACGGTGTGGACACCGACTCGGTGCGCGTCAGCGAGTCGCTCCACACCGCCCGGTTCGTCTGTACCACCGACCGGGCCCAGAACCAGATCGCCACCTTCTACGCGGGGGCGATGGCCGAGGCGCGCGAGATCGACCTGAGGTCGGTCGTGGCGCGCACCGGCCGGCTGGAACTCGTCCTGGTCTCCCCGGACGACCCCGAGGCCATGCTCCGGCACACCCGAACCTGCCGTGACCTGGGGATTCCCTTCGCCGCCGACCCGTCGCAGCAGCTCGCGCGGCTCGACGGCGAGCAGGTGCGGGAGCTGGTGGACGGGGCGCGCTTCCTGTTCACCAACGAGTACGAGACGGCGCTTCTCCTGGAGAAGACGGGCTGGACCGAGGCGGACGTGCTGCGCCGCGTCGGCACCTGGGTCACCACCCACGGCGAGGCGGGCGTCCGCATCCGCGGCGAGGGCCGTGAGCCCCTGGCCGTACCGGCGGTGCAGGTCGCCGCCGTCGTCGACCCGACCGGCGTCGGCGACGCCTTCCGGTCCGGATTCCTCGCCGGCTGGCTGTGGGGCGTGCCGGAGCGGTGCGCGGCGCAGCTGGGCTGCGCGGTGGCCGCGACCGTCCTCGACTACGTGGGGACGCAGGAGTACCGGCTGCACCGGGAGCCGCTCCTGGACCGGATCAGGACGACGTACGGGACGGCCTGCACGGCGACCCTCGTCACCCATCTGAGGACACTGTCATGA
- a CDS encoding MFS transporter: protein MSTVNPRRWWALVVLAAAQFMVIMDTSIIGVALPEMQKDLGFTQGELQWVFNAYVIVFGGLLLLGGRLSDLIGARKIFVSGWAIMIAGSVLAAAAQTAWVEIAGRAVQGVGGALIAPSAMTLLMMLFMHDPKELGKAMALYGAAAPAGGTAGVFLGGVFTEWAAWQWVFIIYIPIGLATLAATKLLPNVESRRGSVDILGAVAVTAGLALAVFAVVRAPEVGWGATATILELAGAVVLLILFFVIQKSIREPLMPLNIWRVPRLGSANLAMTLLGAAWIPMWYFLNLYLQQVLGYGAFASGAALLPMTVLLMIFMTAITARLMGKFGAKPLIGVGLLVLAAGLVWLAAVPPTGTFLVDVLPASLVAALGMSLAYIPAMIAAMSGAPQEQAGLASGIVNTTYNVGSALGLAALTAVAMSQGADQLGNLPALTDGFSAAFIGAAIIAAVGGVVTLLVMKGDKAVAGAAAPAPEGEKVSA, encoded by the coding sequence ATGTCAACCGTCAATCCCCGGCGCTGGTGGGCACTTGTCGTGCTCGCCGCCGCCCAGTTCATGGTCATCATGGACACGTCGATCATCGGGGTCGCGCTCCCCGAGATGCAGAAGGACCTGGGCTTCACGCAGGGCGAGCTCCAGTGGGTCTTCAACGCGTACGTGATCGTCTTCGGCGGCCTCCTGCTCCTCGGCGGACGCCTCTCCGACCTCATCGGGGCCCGGAAGATCTTCGTCTCCGGCTGGGCGATCATGATCGCCGGCTCGGTTCTCGCCGCCGCCGCGCAGACCGCCTGGGTCGAGATCGCCGGCCGCGCCGTCCAGGGCGTCGGCGGTGCCCTCATCGCACCCTCCGCCATGACCCTTCTGATGATGCTCTTCATGCACGACCCGAAGGAGCTCGGCAAGGCGATGGCGCTCTACGGTGCCGCCGCCCCGGCCGGCGGCACCGCGGGCGTCTTCCTCGGCGGCGTCTTCACCGAATGGGCCGCCTGGCAGTGGGTGTTCATCATCTACATCCCGATCGGCCTCGCGACCCTCGCCGCCACCAAGCTCCTGCCGAACGTCGAGTCCCGCCGCGGCTCCGTCGACATCCTCGGCGCCGTCGCCGTCACCGCCGGACTCGCGCTCGCCGTCTTCGCCGTCGTCCGCGCCCCCGAGGTCGGCTGGGGCGCCACCGCCACGATCCTCGAACTGGCCGGCGCCGTCGTCCTGCTGATCCTCTTCTTCGTCATCCAGAAGAGCATCCGCGAGCCGCTCATGCCGCTGAACATCTGGCGCGTTCCGCGCCTGGGCTCCGCCAACCTGGCGATGACGCTGCTCGGTGCCGCCTGGATCCCGATGTGGTACTTCCTCAACCTGTACCTCCAGCAGGTCCTGGGCTACGGCGCCTTCGCGTCCGGTGCCGCGCTGCTCCCGATGACCGTGCTCCTCATGATCTTCATGACGGCCATCACCGCCCGCCTCATGGGGAAGTTCGGCGCCAAGCCGCTCATCGGCGTCGGTCTCCTCGTCCTCGCGGCCGGACTGGTCTGGCTCGCCGCCGTCCCGCCCACCGGCACCTTCCTCGTCGACGTCCTGCCTGCCTCGCTGGTCGCCGCGCTCGGCATGTCCCTCGCCTACATCCCGGCGATGATCGCCGCGATGTCCGGCGCCCCGCAGGAGCAGGCCGGTCTCGCCTCCGGCATCGTCAACACCACCTACAACGTCGGCTCCGCGCTCGGTCTCGCCGCGCTGACCGCCGTCGCGATGTCCCAGGGCGCCGACCAGCTCGGCAACCTGCCGGCCCTCACCGACGGGTTCTCGGCCGCCTTCATCGGCGCCGCGATCATCGCCGCCGTCGGCGGTGTCGTCACCCTGCTCGTCATGAAGGGCGACAAGGCCGTCGCCGGAGCGGCCGCGCCCGCCCCGGAAGGCGAGAAGGTCTCCGCCTGA
- a CDS encoding methyltransferase domain-containing protein, whose translation MSAHDFHQRVITDAGAAVRGLTVALGERLGLYKALAERGPLTSGQLARATGTNERYVEEWLHAQLSAGYVERHPSSLTYTLPADHVEVLADPKAVTYAAGFFTALKALYATEDLLVEAYRTGDGVGWAEHDAALDTGMGSFFQPTYEHKLVPEWLPALHQVTDKLAAGGTVADVGCGVGHTTLLIAKAFPNATVHGFDYSEEAISIARELAEEAGLSGRVVFEVASADDYPGSGYDLVCFFNALHDMGDPVAAAQHVHKSLDADGTWMLVESNVSPQDIDVQTPAARMFMALSAVMCLPVAVAQRGPHALGNHSGEKAFRAIAEEAGFTRWRRATETPVNAVYEVRP comes from the coding sequence ATGAGCGCCCACGACTTCCACCAGAGGGTCATCACCGACGCCGGTGCGGCCGTCCGCGGCCTGACGGTCGCCCTCGGCGAGCGCCTCGGCCTGTACAAGGCGTTGGCCGAGCGGGGCCCGCTCACCTCCGGGCAGCTGGCGCGGGCCACCGGCACGAACGAGCGGTACGTCGAGGAGTGGCTGCACGCCCAGCTCTCCGCCGGGTACGTCGAGCGGCACCCGAGCTCCCTCACGTACACCCTCCCCGCCGACCACGTCGAGGTCCTCGCCGACCCGAAGGCCGTCACGTACGCCGCCGGGTTCTTCACCGCCCTGAAGGCGCTGTACGCCACCGAGGACCTCCTCGTGGAGGCGTACCGCACCGGTGACGGCGTCGGCTGGGCCGAGCACGACGCGGCCCTCGACACCGGCATGGGCTCCTTCTTCCAGCCGACGTACGAGCACAAGCTCGTCCCGGAGTGGCTGCCCGCCCTCCACCAGGTCACCGACAAGCTCGCCGCCGGCGGCACCGTCGCCGACGTGGGCTGCGGCGTCGGCCACACCACCCTGCTCATCGCGAAGGCCTTCCCGAACGCCACCGTGCACGGCTTCGACTACTCGGAGGAGGCCATCTCGATCGCGCGGGAGCTCGCCGAGGAGGCCGGGCTCTCCGGGCGGGTCGTCTTCGAGGTCGCCTCGGCCGACGACTACCCGGGCTCCGGATACGACCTGGTGTGCTTCTTCAACGCCCTGCACGACATGGGGGACCCGGTCGCCGCCGCCCAGCACGTCCACAAGTCCCTGGACGCGGACGGCACCTGGATGCTCGTCGAGTCGAACGTGTCGCCGCAGGACATCGACGTCCAGACGCCCGCCGCCCGCATGTTCATGGCCCTGTCCGCCGTGATGTGCCTGCCCGTCGCCGTCGCGCAGCGCGGCCCGCACGCGCTCGGCAACCACTCCGGCGAGAAGGCCTTCCGGGCCATCGCGGAGGAGGCCGGCTTCACCCGCTGGCGCCGCGCCACCGAGACGCCCGTGAACGCGGTCTACGAAGTCCGCCCGTAA
- a CDS encoding HD domain-containing protein — protein sequence MTAEEEHATTADRDLALLRRWNATLLAARAGREGPDPTPYGRNLLGRWAEPQRRYHTVDHLRAVLDRIDELTDQGGEGGELELVRLAAWFHDAVYRPDRSENEERSAVLAEKALTEAGLTPHEVTEVARLVRLTTSHDPAPGDLNGETLCDADLAILATAPDTYQGYAAAVREEYAFVPDDAFREGRAAVLRHLLGLPRLFRTPYGAAAWEERARENLERELAELTDMSGTAHPDAKP from the coding sequence ATGACCGCCGAGGAAGAGCACGCCACGACCGCCGACCGGGACCTCGCGCTCCTCCGGCGCTGGAACGCCACCCTGCTCGCCGCCCGGGCCGGCCGGGAGGGCCCCGACCCCACCCCGTACGGCCGGAACCTCCTCGGCCGCTGGGCCGAACCCCAGCGCCGCTACCACACGGTCGACCACCTGCGGGCGGTCCTCGACCGCATCGACGAACTCACCGACCAGGGCGGCGAGGGCGGCGAGTTGGAGCTCGTCCGGCTCGCCGCCTGGTTCCACGACGCGGTCTACCGCCCCGACCGCTCCGAGAACGAGGAACGCTCGGCCGTCCTCGCCGAGAAGGCCCTCACCGAGGCCGGGCTCACCCCGCACGAGGTGACGGAGGTCGCCCGCCTGGTCCGCCTCACGACCAGCCACGACCCGGCCCCCGGCGACCTCAACGGCGAGACCCTCTGCGACGCCGACCTCGCGATCCTCGCCACCGCCCCCGATACCTACCAGGGGTATGCGGCGGCCGTCCGCGAGGAGTACGCCTTCGTCCCCGACGACGCCTTCCGCGAAGGCCGCGCGGCCGTCCTCCGCCACCTCCTCGGACTCCCCCGCCTGTTCCGTACGCCTTACGGGGCGGCGGCCTGGGAGGAGAGGGCGCGGGAAAACCTGGAAAGGGAACTCGCGGAGCTGACGGACATGTCCGGAACAGCACATCCCGACGCCAAACCGTAA
- a CDS encoding MaoC family dehydratase has protein sequence MRYFEDFRPGDVHELGTVTVTAEEVLEFGRRFDPQPFHTDPERAELSQFRGLIASGFHTQAMFMRRYVDGLLAYSACMGSPGIDEVRYLRPVRPGDVLTARVEILGSTPSPFNPATGTVKPRCTLVAPDGTAVFSMILHSIFRRRPADSEAGHLSSMPAAEDPVACARPAKTCVPVMSA, from the coding sequence ATGCGCTACTTCGAGGACTTCCGGCCCGGCGACGTCCACGAGCTGGGCACCGTCACCGTCACGGCGGAGGAGGTGCTGGAGTTCGGCAGGCGCTTCGACCCGCAGCCCTTCCACACGGACCCGGAGCGCGCGGAGCTCTCGCAGTTCCGCGGCCTGATCGCGAGCGGGTTCCACACCCAGGCGATGTTCATGCGCCGCTACGTCGACGGACTGCTCGCCTACAGCGCCTGCATGGGCTCGCCCGGCATCGACGAGGTCCGCTACCTGCGGCCCGTCCGCCCGGGCGACGTCCTCACCGCGCGCGTCGAGATCCTCGGCTCCACCCCGTCGCCGTTCAACCCCGCCACCGGCACCGTCAAACCGCGGTGCACCCTGGTGGCCCCCGACGGGACGGCCGTGTTCAGCATGATCCTGCACAGCATCTTCCGCCGGCGCCCCGCCGACTCCGAGGCCGGCCATCTGTCGTCGATGCCCGCGGCCGAGGACCCCGTCGCCTGCGCGCGACCGGCCAAGACCTGTGTCCCGGTCATGAGCGCCTGA
- a CDS encoding class I SAM-dependent methyltransferase, producing the protein MEAVSRTAQWTAAARALETEREDRLFADPYARTVADQIGFELLERYAGGGTVPFLAIRTTYLDRAIVAAVEERGIRQVVFLAAGMDTRFFRLPWPDGVTVYELDRPALLEAKAEMLRNEPQPAGRTRITVPVDLTQDWTGPLKEAGWKSEEPVLWVVEGLLFFLPEQAVRTLISTLSAHAAPGSVLLGDVISKAALENPLARTFLSALKDDGNPWLFGTEEPEALLDDCGWAVREVRQPGEDGADFGRWPYPVPARSVPRVPRSFLFTCDLPTHSEERAA; encoded by the coding sequence GTGGAGGCCGTATCCCGCACCGCCCAGTGGACCGCCGCCGCGCGCGCCCTGGAGACCGAGCGCGAGGACCGGCTGTTCGCCGATCCCTACGCGCGCACCGTCGCCGACCAGATCGGCTTCGAACTGCTCGAGCGCTACGCCGGGGGCGGCACCGTGCCGTTCCTCGCCATCCGCACCACCTACCTCGACCGCGCCATCGTCGCGGCGGTGGAGGAGCGCGGCATCCGCCAGGTCGTCTTCCTCGCCGCCGGCATGGACACCCGCTTCTTCCGGCTGCCCTGGCCCGACGGCGTCACCGTCTACGAGCTCGACCGCCCGGCCCTCCTGGAGGCCAAGGCCGAGATGCTCAGGAACGAGCCGCAGCCCGCCGGCCGCACCCGGATCACCGTCCCCGTCGACCTGACCCAGGACTGGACCGGCCCCCTCAAGGAGGCGGGCTGGAAGAGCGAGGAGCCCGTCCTGTGGGTCGTCGAGGGGCTGCTGTTCTTCCTGCCCGAGCAGGCCGTGCGGACCCTCATCTCGACGCTCTCCGCGCACGCCGCTCCCGGCTCCGTGCTGCTCGGCGACGTCATCTCGAAGGCCGCCCTGGAGAACCCGCTCGCGCGGACCTTCCTCAGCGCCCTGAAGGACGACGGCAACCCGTGGCTCTTCGGCACCGAGGAGCCCGAGGCGCTGCTCGACGACTGCGGCTGGGCCGTACGGGAGGTCCGGCAGCCCGGTGAGGACGGCGCCGACTTCGGCCGCTGGCCCTACCCGGTGCCGGCCCGCTCGGTGCCGCGGGTCCCCCGGTCCTTCCTGTTCACCTGCGATCTCCCCACCCACAGCGAGGAGAGGGCCGCATGA
- the metK gene encoding methionine adenosyltransferase: MSRRLFTSESVTEGHPDKIADRISDTILDALLAEDPSSRVAVETLITTGLVHIAGEVTTKAYAPIAKLVREAVLDIGYDSSAKGFDGASCGVSVSIGAQSPDIAQGVDTAYESRVEGTGDELAAQGAGDQGLMFGYACDDTAELMPLPIALAHRLSRRLTEVRRNGTVPYLRPDGKTQVTIEYDGDRPVRLDTVVVSSQHAADISVEGLLTPDVREYVVEHVLKELVEEGVSLESDGYRLLVNPTGRFEVGGPMGDAGLTGRKIIIDTYGGMARHGGGAFSGKDPSKVDRSAAYAMRWVAKNVVAAGLARRCEVQVAYAIGKAEPVGLFVETFGTGTLPDETIQAAVGEVFDLRPAAIIRDLDLKRPIYAKTAAYGHFGRELPEFTWERTDRVEALKKAAGA, encoded by the coding sequence ATGAGCCGCCGCCTCTTCACCTCCGAGTCGGTGACCGAGGGCCACCCCGACAAGATCGCCGACCGGATCAGCGACACCATCCTCGACGCGCTGCTCGCCGAGGACCCGTCCTCGCGGGTCGCGGTGGAGACCCTGATCACCACGGGTCTCGTGCACATCGCCGGCGAGGTCACCACGAAGGCGTACGCGCCGATAGCGAAGCTGGTCCGCGAGGCCGTCCTCGACATCGGCTACGACTCCTCCGCGAAGGGCTTCGACGGCGCCTCCTGCGGCGTCTCCGTCTCCATCGGCGCCCAGTCGCCGGACATCGCACAGGGTGTGGACACGGCGTACGAGTCCCGGGTGGAGGGCACCGGCGACGAGCTGGCGGCCCAGGGCGCCGGCGACCAGGGCCTGATGTTCGGCTACGCCTGCGACGACACGGCCGAGCTGATGCCGCTGCCGATCGCCCTCGCCCACCGGCTCTCCCGCCGTCTCACCGAGGTCCGCAGGAACGGCACCGTGCCGTATCTGCGCCCGGACGGGAAGACGCAGGTCACCATCGAGTACGACGGCGACCGCCCGGTCCGGCTCGACACGGTCGTGGTCTCCTCGCAGCATGCGGCGGACATCTCCGTCGAGGGCCTGCTCACCCCGGACGTGCGCGAGTACGTCGTCGAGCACGTCCTCAAGGAGCTGGTCGAGGAGGGCGTCAGCCTGGAGTCCGACGGCTACCGCCTCCTGGTCAACCCGACCGGCCGGTTCGAGGTCGGCGGTCCGATGGGCGACGCGGGCCTCACCGGGCGGAAGATCATCATCGACACGTACGGCGGGATGGCCCGGCACGGCGGCGGCGCGTTCTCCGGCAAGGACCCGTCGAAGGTGGACCGTTCGGCGGCGTACGCGATGCGCTGGGTCGCGAAGAACGTCGTGGCGGCCGGGCTCGCCCGCCGCTGCGAGGTCCAGGTCGCGTACGCCATCGGCAAGGCCGAACCCGTCGGCCTCTTCGTCGAGACCTTCGGCACCGGCACCCTGCCGGACGAGACCATCCAGGCGGCCGTCGGCGAGGTCTTCGACCTCCGCCCCGCGGCGATCATCCGCGACCTGGACCTCAAGCGGCCGATCTACGCCAAGACGGCGGCGTACGGCCACTTCGGCCGCGAGCTCCCCGAGTTCACCTGGGAGCGCACGGACCGCGTGGAGGCCCTGAAGAAGGCGGCGGGGGCGTAG
- the acpS gene encoding holo-ACP synthase: protein MPARPAAPPAGGLGWANLGMDIVSVNRVRRLLAQYGERFFERMLTPGELADCRTSSGLDVLSLCGRIAAKEAAFKTLRVRGRFLPWPDIVVRRSEGGWPLVELHRAAAEMAAESGITEITVSISHDVDYAVAVAAPIIAPAPPSISS, encoded by the coding sequence GTGCCGGCCCGTCCCGCCGCCCCGCCGGCGGGCGGCCTGGGGTGGGCGAACCTCGGCATGGACATCGTGTCCGTCAACCGTGTCCGCAGGCTCCTCGCCCAGTACGGGGAGCGGTTCTTCGAGCGGATGCTCACCCCCGGCGAGCTCGCCGACTGCCGTACCTCCTCCGGGCTCGACGTACTGAGCCTGTGCGGGCGGATCGCGGCCAAGGAAGCGGCCTTCAAGACCTTACGGGTCAGGGGCAGGTTCCTGCCCTGGCCGGACATCGTGGTGCGGCGCTCCGAGGGCGGCTGGCCGCTCGTGGAACTGCACCGGGCGGCCGCCGAGATGGCCGCCGAATCCGGCATCACCGAGATCACCGTGTCCATCAGCCACGACGTGGACTACGCGGTGGCGGTGGCCGCACCGATCATCGCGCCCGCCCCACCATCCATCAGCAGCTAA